One stretch of Streptomyces sp. B21-083 DNA includes these proteins:
- a CDS encoding SAF domain-containing protein, with product MSKTQERVDAVSSNGVPHQGRVAEPVTPPRVSARRRRPGVIALSLALIAAGGAGVAVLLLQVGNRTEVVTVVRDVQVGQVVTEDDLGTASIALDPAVKTVRGDDLDSVVGKQAAVELKPGSLLTPSQVTKDSLVKAGEQLVPIGLEPKQIPATALVPGQKVQLVHVPAQGAADTGTTSAARPATIDGRVVKASGAAPGTGIVVVDVATSAQDGPTAAAWVASGTLRLVLTAADGS from the coding sequence TTGAGCAAGACCCAAGAACGTGTAGACGCAGTCAGCTCGAACGGCGTGCCCCACCAGGGACGTGTCGCCGAGCCTGTTACTCCCCCGCGGGTGTCGGCCCGTCGTCGCCGACCAGGGGTCATCGCCCTGTCGCTGGCGCTGATCGCTGCCGGCGGGGCCGGGGTTGCCGTCCTGCTGCTGCAGGTCGGCAACCGCACCGAGGTGGTAACGGTGGTCCGTGACGTCCAGGTCGGCCAGGTCGTGACCGAAGACGACCTGGGCACCGCGAGCATCGCCCTGGACCCGGCCGTGAAGACGGTACGCGGCGATGACCTGGACTCGGTGGTGGGCAAGCAGGCCGCCGTGGAGCTCAAGCCCGGTTCCCTCCTCACCCCGTCACAGGTGACGAAGGATTCCCTGGTAAAGGCCGGAGAGCAACTGGTGCCGATCGGGCTTGAGCCCAAGCAGATCCCGGCCACCGCCCTGGTGCCGGGCCAGAAGGTACAGCTGGTCCACGTTCCGGCCCAGGGGGCGGCGGACACCGGCACAACGTCCGCTGCCCGGCCGGCAACCATCGACGGACGGGTCGTGAAGGCATCCGGCGCCGCCCCCGGCACCGGGATCGTGGTAGTCGACGTCGCCACCAGCGCGCAGGACGGACCCACCGCTGCCGCATGGGTGGCGTCCGGCACTCTGCGCCTGGTCCTCACCGCTGCGGACGGCAGCTGA
- a CDS encoding CpaF family protein → MRGKPLHPDPTVAPSPGHPQPARPRPANGTAAGAASGTRVLGHTAPQVTVDYKVARHIAGQVAKSREELLKSTPGMDRASEEQRCLEWINEAVAVWSDAAAMTPQEDSALRRAVHDQLFRAGRLQPYLDDERVEDIIIQGPHEVWLDYGDGERRMVGPIADSEEELLELLRELARGSGHNERTISTANPTLALSLQDGSRLQAITGLGPMTYAVIRRHRVSHANLDDLVRLGTIDPILRQFLGACVRAEKNIMIAGKQKAGKTTLLRAMLKEFDPECRFATIQTEDELFAHANGYHRQVVSLVGRESNGEKDVTGRSAGEVTLLDLMHPALRMSLERIVVGEVRGPEVVAMMQALTNGSGGNLCTIHARRPDIIFDRIAELYALAQDNLSEQLAYRQTANGLDFIVYVDMTDETQIGGRRHRYVSHILELTGIGENGRPATNTIFSPGAEFGDLRAVPRMDPGCIDDLRRVGFDSSLLQHPYGAWQEPLPLMVGVSR, encoded by the coding sequence GTGCGCGGTAAGCCTTTGCACCCCGATCCCACCGTGGCCCCTTCGCCCGGCCACCCTCAGCCTGCCCGGCCTCGCCCGGCAAACGGGACGGCCGCCGGTGCCGCCTCGGGTACGCGAGTGCTCGGCCATACTGCGCCTCAGGTCACCGTCGACTACAAGGTCGCCCGGCACATCGCCGGACAGGTCGCCAAGAGCCGCGAAGAACTGCTGAAGTCGACGCCCGGCATGGACCGGGCCAGCGAGGAGCAGCGCTGCCTGGAATGGATCAACGAGGCGGTCGCGGTCTGGTCGGACGCAGCGGCAATGACGCCCCAGGAAGACAGTGCACTGCGGCGTGCCGTCCATGACCAGCTTTTTCGGGCCGGGCGGCTCCAGCCGTACCTGGACGACGAGCGGGTCGAGGACATCATCATCCAGGGCCCGCACGAGGTGTGGCTCGACTACGGCGACGGCGAACGCCGCATGGTCGGGCCGATCGCGGACTCGGAGGAAGAACTGCTGGAGCTGCTGCGGGAGTTGGCCCGGGGTTCCGGGCACAACGAACGCACCATCTCCACCGCGAATCCCACCCTCGCCCTGTCCCTCCAGGACGGCTCGCGTCTCCAGGCCATCACCGGGCTGGGCCCGATGACCTACGCGGTCATCCGCCGTCACCGGGTCTCCCACGCCAATCTCGACGACCTCGTACGCCTGGGCACGATCGACCCGATCCTGCGGCAGTTCCTCGGCGCGTGCGTGCGCGCAGAGAAGAACATCATGATCGCGGGGAAGCAGAAGGCCGGGAAGACCACCCTGCTGCGGGCGATGCTCAAGGAGTTCGACCCGGAGTGCCGGTTCGCCACCATCCAGACCGAGGACGAACTCTTCGCCCACGCCAACGGCTACCACCGGCAGGTTGTCTCCCTGGTGGGCCGCGAGTCCAACGGCGAGAAGGACGTCACCGGCCGCAGCGCCGGCGAGGTCACGCTCCTGGACCTGATGCATCCCGCGTTGCGGATGTCGCTGGAGCGGATCGTGGTCGGCGAGGTCCGCGGCCCCGAAGTCGTCGCCATGATGCAGGCGCTGACGAACGGGTCGGGCGGCAACCTGTGCACGATCCACGCGCGTCGCCCCGACATCATCTTCGACCGGATCGCCGAGCTGTACGCGCTCGCCCAGGACAACCTGTCCGAGCAGCTCGCCTACCGGCAGACCGCCAACGGCCTCGACTTCATCGTGTACGTCGACATGACGGACGAGACGCAGATCGGCGGCCGACGCCACCGCTATGTCTCCCACATCCTGGAACTGACCGGGATCGGCGAGAACGGCCGCCCGGCCACGAACACGATCTTCTCCCCCGGAGCCGAGTTCGGGGACCTGCGGGCGGTACCTCGGATGGACCCGGGCTGCATCGACGACCTGCGCCGCGTCGGCTTCGACTCCTCCCTGCTGCAGCATCCCTACGGGGCCTGGCAGGAGCCGCTGCCGCTGATGGTGGGGGTCAGCCGATGA
- a CDS encoding type II secretion system F family protein, translating to MILLLGLLSGMAAIGGLIGVVAGLVGTTAPRRAPLRQRWQALRTRTEQSEDVRLRRRTLAAVAVVVFVAVWLVSGNFVGGVLIGAAVIGVPWLITPARMAQDRIGQLEALSEWTQRLAGLLRLGMGLEQAMITSRQGAPEELAPQIVTLSDRLRLGWRPEGALRAFAEELDDVTADKVVAALTLSVNDRGPGLAQALEDLAGTVRDEVARKRSIEADRAKPRTTVRWMTVMTVGIVVAGFFVPSYTKPYATLLGQLVLAFLTAGFIGVLALMRQLGNFRRIPRFLITDPASTVRLPAPAAEADVPVTGREPEGIPS from the coding sequence ATGATCCTACTGTTGGGGCTGCTGAGCGGCATGGCAGCAATCGGCGGACTGATCGGCGTTGTTGCGGGTCTCGTGGGTACGACGGCGCCGCGCCGGGCGCCGCTGCGACAGCGCTGGCAGGCCCTGCGCACCAGGACGGAGCAGAGCGAGGATGTCCGGCTGCGCCGGCGGACCCTCGCGGCTGTGGCGGTCGTGGTGTTCGTGGCCGTATGGCTGGTCTCGGGCAATTTCGTCGGAGGCGTACTGATCGGGGCGGCCGTGATCGGGGTGCCCTGGCTGATCACCCCCGCGCGGATGGCGCAGGACCGCATCGGTCAGCTGGAAGCCTTGAGTGAGTGGACCCAGCGGCTGGCCGGTCTGCTGCGGCTGGGCATGGGCCTGGAACAGGCGATGATCACCAGCCGTCAGGGTGCACCGGAGGAACTCGCCCCGCAGATCGTCACCCTGTCCGACCGGCTGCGGCTGGGCTGGCGGCCGGAAGGGGCGCTCCGCGCTTTCGCCGAAGAACTGGACGACGTCACCGCGGACAAGGTGGTGGCCGCGCTCACTTTGTCGGTCAACGACCGCGGGCCGGGCCTGGCCCAGGCGCTGGAGGATCTGGCGGGCACGGTCCGCGACGAAGTCGCGCGCAAGCGGTCGATCGAGGCGGACCGGGCGAAGCCGCGCACCACCGTGCGGTGGATGACCGTCATGACCGTGGGCATCGTGGTCGCCGGGTTCTTCGTGCCGTCCTACACGAAGCCCTACGCGACGCTGCTCGGACAGCTGGTGCTCGCCTTCCTGACGGCCGGCTTCATCGGGGTGCTCGCCCTGATGCGGCAGCTGGGCAACTTCCGCCGTATCCCGCGCTTTTTGATCACCGACCCGGCCAGCACCGTCCGTCTGCCCGCCCCCGCAGCGGAGGCGGACGTGCCGGTCACCGGCCGTGAGCCGGAAGGAATCCCCTCGTGA
- a CDS encoding type II secretion system F family protein: MNLLPVVLTGGTVGAGLALLVRELLRPQPALGPALARSAPAALALPEPELDREEAWGRWLLARLERLPGVRIPTINLAVLGQQPGQFMLKKTALAGLGLLCPVIATIPWIIAGVSLPFYLPAGVGLLIAGLLFITPDLAVRDQAKRAREEFAHALSAYLDLVALKRAADAGPAEALEKAAEVGQGWPFLYLQGALRRARMEKIPPYQALNELAAEYDLPVLDDVADIMRGSATDGAAVYKALRARTAALNAELLAGQAAEANAASEKMTAPGALLAVLVMLLMAFPAVIRMLTV, encoded by the coding sequence GTGAACCTGCTTCCCGTCGTCCTGACCGGCGGCACGGTAGGCGCCGGTCTCGCCTTGCTGGTGCGGGAACTCCTGCGTCCGCAGCCCGCGTTGGGACCGGCCCTCGCGCGCAGCGCTCCGGCCGCCTTGGCGCTCCCCGAACCGGAGCTGGACCGTGAGGAGGCGTGGGGACGGTGGCTGCTGGCCCGCCTCGAGCGCCTGCCCGGCGTGCGGATCCCCACCATCAACCTGGCCGTGCTCGGACAGCAGCCGGGCCAGTTCATGCTGAAGAAGACCGCGCTCGCCGGTCTTGGCCTGCTCTGCCCGGTGATCGCAACGATTCCATGGATCATCGCGGGCGTCTCCCTGCCGTTCTACCTGCCCGCCGGCGTCGGACTCCTCATCGCCGGCCTGTTGTTCATCACACCGGATCTCGCGGTGCGGGACCAGGCCAAGCGGGCGCGGGAGGAGTTCGCACACGCCCTGTCCGCCTACCTCGACCTGGTCGCACTCAAGCGGGCCGCCGACGCCGGCCCAGCCGAGGCGCTGGAGAAAGCCGCCGAGGTCGGCCAGGGCTGGCCCTTCCTCTACCTGCAAGGCGCCCTGCGCCGGGCCCGGATGGAGAAGATCCCGCCCTACCAGGCACTCAATGAGCTCGCCGCCGAGTACGACCTGCCCGTCCTGGACGACGTCGCCGACATCATGCGCGGCTCGGCCACCGACGGCGCCGCCGTCTACAAGGCACTGCGCGCCCGTACCGCCGCGCTCAACGCGGAGCTGCTGGCCGGTCAGGCCGCGGAGGCGAACGCCGCCAGCGAGAAGATGACCGCCCCCGGCGCCCTGTTGGCCGTGCTGGTGATGCTGCTGATGGCTTTCCCCGCGGTCATCCGCATGCTCACCGTCTAA
- a CDS encoding TadE/TadG family type IV pilus assembly protein: MSRPERLKNWWEGRRWHDDRGDTSIQMAIVFPFVLLATVAVIQASMWYYARQIALTAAREGLTAARAYESSPATGAARARDVLGRVAGDSLRGYSVTAGSDGQRVRVQVSGTSLSMIPGVGGLQVTQSASGPVERWTVPGG; encoded by the coding sequence ATGTCCCGTCCCGAGCGGCTGAAGAACTGGTGGGAGGGGCGAAGATGGCACGACGACCGCGGCGACACCTCCATCCAGATGGCGATCGTCTTCCCGTTCGTCCTGCTCGCCACGGTGGCCGTCATCCAGGCCTCCATGTGGTACTACGCACGGCAGATCGCTTTGACCGCTGCCCGCGAGGGCCTCACCGCAGCCCGTGCCTACGAGTCGAGCCCGGCCACCGGTGCGGCCCGGGCACGGGACGTGCTGGGACGTGTCGCGGGTGACAGCCTGCGCGGCTACAGCGTCACTGCCGGCAGCGACGGGCAGCGGGTGCGGGTGCAGGTTTCCGGCACGTCCCTGTCGATGATCCCGGGTGTCGGTGGCCTGCAGGTCACTCAGTCGGCGTCCGGACCGGTGGAGCGCTGGACGGTGCCGGGAGGGTGA
- a CDS encoding TadE family protein, which translates to MRYRARWARRGRSDEGSAAIEAAIVLPSLIMFLCLAIAGGRLVTSGSKIDAAAEDAAREASIHRTASAAQGGAQAAAAESLNDQGIKCASTSVTIDTGGLSVPVGQVGTVTVTVNCTVNLSDLLLPGVPGSRTLTSTAVSVVDQYRQRGD; encoded by the coding sequence ATGCGATACAGAGCCCGTTGGGCGCGCAGAGGGCGCAGTGATGAAGGGAGTGCCGCGATCGAGGCGGCCATCGTCCTACCATCGCTGATCATGTTCCTGTGTCTGGCGATCGCCGGCGGACGCCTCGTCACCTCCGGGTCGAAGATCGACGCAGCAGCCGAGGACGCTGCCAGGGAGGCGTCCATTCACCGCACCGCGAGTGCCGCCCAGGGCGGCGCGCAGGCGGCGGCCGCCGAGTCCCTCAACGACCAGGGCATCAAGTGCGCCTCGACCAGCGTCACCATCGACACGGGCGGTCTCAGCGTGCCGGTGGGCCAAGTCGGCACCGTGACCGTGACCGTGAACTGCACGGTCAACCTTTCAGACTTGCTGCTGCCGGGTGTGCCGGGGTCCCGGACGCTCACGTCGACGGCCGTCTCGGTGGTGGATCAGTACCGGCAGCGAGGTGACTGA
- a CDS encoding pilus assembly protein TadG-related protein: MIFRQMRLSRAQCDDRGGVTVFVAVCVIGLIGIIGIAVDGGSKMRATERADYIAGEAARAGGQAIDPAEAISGNAIVVDPQDAQAAAQAYLRSVGATGTVSVSGGGKTLTVNVTGSYDTKFLSVVGIGSLSVTGHGKAILLHGVTAPEGN, translated from the coding sequence ATGATCTTTCGCCAGATGAGGCTGAGCCGGGCTCAGTGCGATGACCGGGGAGGTGTCACCGTGTTCGTCGCCGTGTGCGTCATCGGTCTGATCGGCATCATCGGCATCGCCGTCGACGGCGGCAGCAAGATGCGCGCCACCGAACGCGCCGACTACATCGCCGGTGAAGCCGCCCGGGCGGGCGGACAGGCTATCGACCCTGCCGAGGCGATCAGCGGCAATGCGATCGTCGTGGATCCGCAGGACGCCCAGGCCGCCGCTCAGGCCTACTTGCGCTCCGTCGGCGCCACCGGCACGGTCAGCGTGTCCGGCGGCGGGAAGACCCTCACCGTGAACGTCACCGGCTCGTACGACACCAAGTTCTTGTCGGTCGTTGGGATCGGCTCGTTGTCGGTGACCGGCCATGGCAAGGCCATTCTCCTCCATGGCGTCACCGCTCCCGAAGGAAACTGA